The Salvia miltiorrhiza cultivar Shanhuang (shh) chromosome 2, IMPLAD_Smil_shh, whole genome shotgun sequence DNA window GTAGCATAAGCCAGTCTTTTGACTTTTGGAAATCAAAGTCTACCATGTGGCTTTTAAAACTCTTATTTTCTGTTTCTCTTCTTCCAGAAGTACTTGATAAAGCCGAATTTGAGGGAGCTCTGGAGTATGATGAAAACACTCTTAAATCTGCCGAAGTTCTTGGTTTGCTGGTCAGTATTACATTTGATTAAATGTGAAACATGTTTGTTTGTGTGTGTCTTTATAAATATACTTGTAGATATTGTCATCTTTTCATCTTAGATTTCTTATTTTTGGTCCAATTTGCTACTTTTCACAGGACCAAGATGATACACCTAAGATGCTTCTTTTCGTGTTTCCTTCCAATCTTCCCGTAGGCAGACGACCAACAAACGCCAGCAGGAGAGAAACTGATGATAACATGAAAGCGGTAGAAAACTCAAGGAAAAATGGGAAAGGGAATGAGAAAGTAATGGTTGGCAGTGTTGCAAAATCTTCAGGCAACTCTAATGGCATAAAGGGAAAAGAAATAGCTGGAAGCTCCATAATGAGTGGATATCCCTTGAAAAAGGACACCCATTTGGAGGAGTTGCCTGAAGGATACATGGGCAAGATGTTTGTATACCGAAGTGGTGCTGTTAAGTTGAAGTTAGGAGATATCATGTATGATGTGAGTCATTTTTCTCTGCATTATGCTTTGGTAATTTCTTAGTTTTTTTTGAGTtttagttttccttttgtgatgatttttcatgtaaaaaaAGTAGGAAAGCAGATAATTGACTGAGCTGTCATGTCCTGTCTTGTAAACTGTCTTGCATGCTTAAATACTTCCCGCTGCACAAGCTGTATGGATTACAATTTACAATAAAGAACATGGTTTTAGGGAACCCATAGAAGTAGAAGTAGCAGTTTAGCCATAACCAAAATGCtttagttttcttttttatttaatggCTCATAGTTATTGCAGACTTGTAAGCCAATTTTCTTGTGGCCCTCCAATTTTATCGCAACAGCATGACTGAAGGTGAATTGAATAAAATTGATCTGGACTTAATTGGTTCGGTGTTTTCAGGGTTCTGTAGAGATTGTTTTGTTTTGGACACATTTGACTGCTTATGGTCGCTGCACATCTTAATTTCTCTGTCTTTGAAATATGGATCGGTGAAATGCCATCTCAAACTTATTTGAGTATATCATCTCTAACATCATGGAGTCGCTTGCAGGTTTCTCCGGGTTCTGACAGCTCGTTCCCTCAAAAAGTTATGGCAATCAACACAACGGATAAACAGTGCTGTGAATTAGGAGACGTGAACAAGAGGGCCGTTGTGACTCCCGACATCGACTCCCTGTTAAATAACCAGATGGATTGATTTGGGTTATCAGTGTTATATACTCAGGCAACTAATTGAAAATCCAAGTAGCTAACTTGCATTCATGATTGCATGTCCTAGACATACAGTTTCACAGGCGTAGTTTTAATTTGTACAAATGTGTAGCTTGACGCAAATATATGTTGTATTTGTATTCATTTTGTAGGAGGCTGGAGTTGTTGTATTTGTATACATTTTGTAGGAGGCTGGAGTTATCACTATTCGTAATTACCTCTTCTGCACAATACAGATATCCCAAAAAAGttgttggaaaaaaaataaatttcgtaaTTACCTCTTCTGCACAATACAGATATCCCAAAAAAGttgttggaaaaaaaataaatggagGTGCGGGGAATTGAACCCCGGACCTTTCGCATGCTAAACGAGCGCTCTACCATATGAGCTACACCccctaaattaattatttatcatataaaatttCTTCTTCTATAATCTATTTTCATATACGGAGGCCTAAGTTTCATTAACACTAATATGTCGGCAAACATCGaaattgaattatattttaaataaatataaataaatacaaattattattttctaaaataaaataatccacactAATTACTTAATTAAGGAGCTGAATTtgacataaaaaaaattcaaatttatattttccatAATTGAAACACcaattaatgttttttttttttaattaatgactataaatatatagattcattaaaaatcaaatgcacATATAAATGACAAAGAATAAGttatgtatataaaaaaatgtacaACACCATCAATGTGCATATAGTTTAGAGCTAATATATGAAATTAGTCATTCTcatatagtaaatttaaaaattaacatatcaaataaaatttttaaaactaccaactttttgtgtaaaagtacaaaattatccttaacattaaaattaaaaaattaccgaCAAATACATACTAACAAAGACACTACACATTACTCcgctctttctctttctcacgCATTCCCTTCCCCGagttctctatctctctcccctctctcatTGTACATCTACAGTTGCAGGCAGAATTTGAGGAGGAACAATTTGCAGGATTTTCTAATCAATTTAGTGCAACGATCATCTCTATACATTGTGTATGTATAGATAGATTGAGGGGTGAATTGAAATAGTGAT harbors:
- the LOC131011445 gene encoding uncharacterized protein LOC131011445 isoform X1, whose product is MDPDPPSPSPRKVKFRPKAPPPRRTRRHTTTEIEEDSGDDSEAQQFLSRRLSEHLARRGAKVEKKSPAQVAFSHGVASSTIRSFGRQRQRTDDGSERTNDGSSAAYSEASTTGEMQDHFTSIPTAETQGVADNTVDLTDAAIVKKKKEYREPWDYHHSYYPITLPLRRPHSGNPEVLDKAEFEGALEYDENTLKSAEVLGLLDQDDTPKMLLFVFPSNLPVGRRPTNASRRETDDNMKAVENSRKNGKGNEKVMVGSVAKSSGNSNGIKGKEIAGSSIMSGYPLKKDTHLEELPEGYMGKMFVYRSGAVKLKLGDIMYDVSPGSDSSFPQKVMAINTTDKQCCELGDVNKRAVVTPDIDSLLNNQMD